In Leptospira perdikensis, the following are encoded in one genomic region:
- the trhA gene encoding PAQR family membrane homeostasis protein TrhA encodes MKAKKSKSQPRKKSTQAKKKSKKRTTVSKQKKVQQISVHESVIFSDSKPNHTVTELIDSIHEYSIGHEIANAVTHGIGGGLSIAGLSLLLTMAVLYGNIWHVVSSAIYGATLIILYLASTLYHGIYHTATKRIFKVIDHASIYLLIAGTYTPFTLVSLREHSEWGWTLFLVIWVLAFTGVLLLLLFPGKYSGARVVVYILMGWLAIFVVKDIRTAIGMGGISWLVAGGLSYTVGVIFYLWDRLPFNHAIWHLFVLSGSLCHFFAILFYVLPPIPK; translated from the coding sequence ATGAAAGCGAAAAAGTCTAAATCCCAACCTCGAAAAAAATCAACACAAGCCAAAAAAAAATCAAAGAAACGAACTACAGTCTCCAAACAAAAGAAAGTTCAACAAATTAGTGTTCACGAGTCCGTTATTTTCTCAGACTCAAAACCAAATCATACGGTCACTGAACTTATCGATTCCATTCATGAATATTCGATTGGTCATGAAATTGCCAATGCCGTTACACATGGAATTGGCGGGGGTTTGAGCATTGCGGGACTTTCCCTTCTACTTACGATGGCGGTTTTGTACGGAAATATTTGGCATGTGGTTAGTTCGGCTATTTATGGAGCCACTCTCATCATTTTGTATCTTGCATCAACTTTATATCATGGTATTTACCATACAGCTACAAAACGGATCTTTAAAGTGATAGATCATGCTTCCATTTATTTGTTGATTGCTGGTACGTATACTCCGTTTACTCTTGTTAGTTTGCGTGAACATTCCGAATGGGGATGGACATTGTTTCTTGTCATTTGGGTTTTAGCTTTTACCGGGGTTCTGTTATTGTTACTATTTCCTGGAAAATACAGTGGTGCCCGGGTTGTGGTTTATATTCTTATGGGTTGGCTTGCCATTTTTGTTGTCAAAGACATTCGAACAGCCATTGGTATGGGTGGGATTTCTTGGCTCGTGGCAGGAGGTCTCAGTTATACGGTAGGTGTTATTTTTTATCTTTGGGACCGTTTGCCTTTTAACCATGCGATCTGGCATTTATTTGTTCTCTCGGGAAGTCTCTGTCATTTTTTTGCTATTTTGTTTTATGTCCTTCCCCCCATACCAAAATAG